A window of Microcystis aeruginosa FD4 contains these coding sequences:
- a CDS encoding DUF5615 family PIN-like protein encodes MLDENLSPDLKISLLRLNPNLDILRVGEPDAPLLGTLDPEILDYVASFQRLLVTNNRRSMPGHLKNHWDKGGHIWGLLWLRPSANLEIWVEELYLIWEASEAEEWIDRVDWIPF; translated from the coding sequence TTGTTAGATGAAAACTTATCCCCAGACCTCAAAATATCTCTGTTACGATTGAATCCTAATCTCGATATTTTGCGAGTAGGTGAACCCGATGCACCACTCCTAGGAACTTTAGACCCAGAAATCCTAGATTATGTTGCGTCATTTCAACGGTTATTAGTTACCAATAATCGTCGCAGTATGCCTGGACACCTCAAAAACCATTGGGATAAGGGGGGACATATTTGGGGTTTACTCTGGTTGCGCCCCAGTGCTAATTTAGAAATCTGGGTAGAAGAATTATATCTGATTTGGGAAGCATCTGAAGCAGAAGAATGGATTGACCGAGTTGATTGGATTCCCTTTTAA
- a CDS encoding DUF433 domain-containing protein, producing MQLEEYFEVFEPDDIRIKGHRIGIEDVINYHLKGYTSPQILQELPSLNLEKIYATLTYYYQNKPQIDAYLQHLHDWQEEQYQQWLNTEPSPLIQRLRQLKLKRKPQELNPA from the coding sequence ATGCAACTAGAAGAATACTTTGAAGTTTTTGAGCCAGATGACATCCGCATTAAAGGACATCGCATTGGGATTGAGGATGTCATCAACTACCATTTAAAAGGTTATACTTCCCCGCAGATTCTCCAAGAGTTACCGAGCTTAAACCTAGAGAAAATTTACGCTACTCTCACCTATTACTACCAAAATAAGCCCCAGATAGATGCTTATCTTCAGCACCTCCATGACTGGCAGGAAGAACAATACCAACAGTGGTTAAATACCGAGCCATCGCCACTGATTCAACGCCTAAGACAACTGAAACTAAAACGGAAACCGCAAGAACTAAACCCCGCATGA
- a CDS encoding IS630-like element ISMae29 family transposase (programmed frameshift), translating into MPKKKYIVDLTDSERTELEQLTKKGKIAAYKMNHARILLLADINQQEGGWTDSKISEALNVAQATIERVRQRFVESGIESSLTRKKQEHRRAKIIDGEKEAYLIAIACSETPTGRAKWTLQMLADKMVELEYVEKISRETIRKTFKKNELKPWLNQSWVIPPKESAEFVCAMEDVLDIYHSEYDQQNPWLCFDESCKQLVKETKEKIPAEPREPERYDYQYERNGVANMFMFFEPLQGWRHVEVTQQRTASDYAHQMKYLVDERYPDAQKIRVIQDNLNTHVKASLYKAFEPEEAKRILDKLEFHYTPKHGSWLNMAEIELSVLNRQCLDRRIPDMDSLKQEIKAWEENRNEKSNSVDWRFTTADARIKLKKLYPSIQT; encoded by the exons ATGCCGAAGAAAAAATATATTGTAGATCTAACAGACTCCGAAAGAACTGAACTCGAGCAGCTAACCAAGAAAGGAAAAATAGCAGCTTACAAAATGAACCATGCCAGAATACTACTTTTAGCAGACATCAATCAACAGGAAGGTGGTTGGACTGACTCGAAAATTAGTGAAGCCTTAAATGTTGCTCAAGCCACCATTGAGAGAGTACGACAAAGATTTGTCGAGTCAGGAATTGAATCATCATTAACTCGAAAAAAGCAAGAACATCGCCGTGCCAAAATTATCGATGGGGAAAAGGAAGCATATCTGATTGCCATCGCTTGTAGTGAAACACCAACGGGACGAGCAAAATGGACACTTCAAATGCTGGCAGATAAAATGGTCGAACTTGAATATGTGGAAAAAATATCACGAGAAACCATCAGAAAAACCT TTAAAAAAAATGAATTGAAACCATGGCTGAATCAATCATGGGTCATTCCCCCAAAAGAATCAGCGGAGTTTGTCTGTGCGATGGAAGATGTCTTGGATATTTATCATAGTGAGTATGACCAGCAAAATCCTTGGCTGTGTTTTGATGAGAGTTGTAAACAATTAGTCAAAGAAACAAAAGAGAAAATACCAGCCGAACCGAGAGAACCAGAAAGGTATGACTATCAATATGAGCGTAATGGTGTAGCCAATATGTTTATGTTTTTTGAACCATTACAAGGTTGGCGACATGTAGAAGTTACACAACAAAGGACGGCGAGCGATTATGCACACCAAATGAAATATTTAGTTGATGAGCGTTATCCCGATGCCCAGAAAATTAGAGTAATTCAAGACAACTTAAATACTCATGTAAAAGCCTCATTATATAAAGCCTTTGAACCGGAAGAGGCCAAGAGAATTTTAGATAAACTCGAATTTCATTACACTCCCAAACATGGCAGCTGGTTAAATATGGCAGAAATTGAGTTGAGCGTTTTGAATCGTCAATGTCTCGATCGTCGTATCCCAGACATGGATAGTTTAAAACAAGAAATTAAGGCATGGGAAGAAAATCGAAATGAAAAGTCAAATTCAGTTGACTGGAGATTTACTACTGCTGATGCTCGTATTAAGTTAAAAAAACTCTATCCCTCAATTCAAACTTGA
- a CDS encoding arylsulfatase, translated as MRSCIAVVNEIADFSDFHLSIAQFKRSQMTQDKPIQRQILPIPDLTPFGLTTYDAKNPDTHYPPIRDIRPPAGAPNVLIVLLDDVGFGAASAFGGPCNTPTFERLAAAGLKYTRFHTTALCSPSRAALLSGRNHHSVGMGNITETATSAPGQSSVRPNTKAPLALTLKLNGYSTAQFGKCHEVPVWQTSPIGPFDAWPSGGGGFEYFYGFIGGENNQWDPALYEGTTPIEPPKTPEEGYHLTEDLADRAIAWISQQKALAPNKPFFAYFAPGATHAPHHVPKEWIDKYRGQFAHGWDRQREITFARQKELGVIPQNAELTPRHAEIPPWDDMDERLKPVLERQMEVYAAFLEHTDDQVGRVIEALEKLEILDDTLIYVIVGDNGASAEGTLQGAFNEMANFNGLAGLETPEFLLSKLDDFGAPDSYNHYAVGWAWAMSSPYKWTKQVASHWGGTRNGTIVRYPKLIQEKGGIRHQFCHIIDVAPTVLEVVGIPEPTMVNGVLQSPYEGTSMVYTFNDAAAPERHDVQYFEMFGNRGIYYKGWSAITKHRTPWVMTGQTMVPFDDDIWELYDGSTDWTQARDLCKEMPEKLHELQRQFLIEAVKYNVLPLDDRQVERIDPATAGRPPLAGGNSQLFFAGMGRLSENSVINIKNKSFSVTAELEIPPEGVDGVIIAQGGRFGGWSVYSHDGKAKFVYNVLGIESFVTEATETIPAGKHQVRMEFAYDGGGLGRGGNVTLYYDGQPVGTGRVERTQAFIFSADETTDIGYESGTPVTAEYTSKTSRFTGKIGWVQLDLGTDDHDHLIDPEERLKIIMARQ; from the coding sequence ATGCGATCATGTATTGCCGTTGTCAACGAAATAGCCGATTTTTCCGATTTTCACCTCTCGATCGCACAATTTAAAAGGAGCCAGATGACCCAAGACAAACCGATCCAACGTCAAATTTTACCGATACCCGACTTGACCCCCTTCGGTCTAACCACCTACGATGCCAAGAATCCCGATACCCACTATCCCCCGATTCGAGATATCCGACCGCCAGCCGGCGCACCCAACGTGCTGATCGTGCTGCTCGATGACGTGGGTTTTGGAGCCGCCAGTGCCTTCGGTGGTCCCTGCAATACGCCCACTTTCGAGCGATTAGCGGCGGCTGGGTTAAAATACACCCGTTTTCATACCACTGCCCTCTGTTCTCCCAGTCGTGCGGCTTTGCTCTCCGGAAGGAATCATCACTCGGTTGGCATGGGCAACATCACCGAAACCGCCACCTCCGCCCCCGGACAGAGTTCCGTCCGTCCCAACACCAAAGCCCCCCTTGCCTTAACCCTGAAGCTAAACGGCTATTCCACGGCGCAATTCGGTAAGTGCCACGAAGTACCCGTCTGGCAAACCAGCCCGATCGGTCCGTTCGATGCTTGGCCCTCCGGCGGGGGTGGGTTCGAGTATTTCTACGGCTTTATCGGTGGCGAGAATAACCAGTGGGACCCGGCACTGTACGAGGGAACAACCCCGATCGAACCGCCGAAAACCCCGGAGGAAGGCTATCACCTGACCGAGGATCTGGCTGATCGAGCGATCGCTTGGATTAGTCAACAAAAAGCTCTCGCCCCCAATAAGCCTTTCTTTGCCTACTTCGCCCCCGGCGCAACCCACGCCCCCCACCACGTCCCGAAGGAGTGGATCGACAAGTATCGAGGCCAATTCGCTCACGGTTGGGATCGCCAGCGTGAGATCACCTTTGCCCGACAGAAAGAACTGGGCGTAATTCCCCAAAATGCCGAACTCACCCCCCGTCACGCCGAAATTCCCCCATGGGATGACATGGACGAGCGCCTGAAGCCGGTATTAGAGCGCCAGATGGAGGTGTACGCCGCCTTTCTGGAACATACCGATGATCAGGTGGGACGAGTGATTGAAGCCTTAGAAAAGCTAGAAATCCTCGACGATACGCTAATTTACGTCATCGTCGGTGATAACGGTGCCTCCGCTGAGGGAACGCTTCAGGGCGCGTTTAACGAGATGGCCAACTTTAACGGGTTAGCGGGTCTAGAAACCCCGGAATTTCTCCTCTCGAAACTAGATGACTTCGGTGCGCCCGATTCCTATAATCACTACGCGGTCGGTTGGGCCTGGGCGATGAGTAGCCCCTATAAGTGGACGAAACAGGTCGCTTCCCACTGGGGCGGCACCCGTAACGGTACGATTGTTCGTTACCCCAAACTCATCCAGGAAAAAGGTGGGATTCGTCACCAATTCTGTCACATCATTGATGTGGCTCCGACGGTGTTGGAAGTGGTAGGCATTCCCGAACCGACGATGGTTAACGGTGTCCTACAAAGTCCCTACGAGGGTACGAGTATGGTTTATACCTTTAACGACGCAGCCGCCCCCGAACGTCATGATGTGCAGTATTTCGAGATGTTTGGCAATCGGGGCATCTATTACAAGGGTTGGAGCGCGATTACCAAGCACCGCACCCCGTGGGTGATGACTGGACAGACGATGGTTCCTTTCGACGATGATATCTGGGAACTATACGACGGCAGTACGGATTGGACGCAAGCTCGGGATCTCTGCAAGGAAATGCCAGAGAAACTGCACGAACTACAGCGACAATTTCTGATCGAGGCGGTTAAGTATAATGTACTGCCCCTAGATGATCGCCAAGTGGAACGGATCGACCCCGCCACCGCCGGCCGACCCCCCCTCGCCGGGGGGAACTCGCAATTATTTTTCGCCGGAATGGGGCGTTTGTCCGAAAATAGCGTCATCAACATCAAAAATAAATCCTTCTCGGTAACGGCGGAACTGGAAATTCCCCCCGAAGGCGTGGACGGGGTGATTATCGCCCAAGGCGGCCGCTTCGGTGGTTGGAGTGTTTATAGCCACGATGGAAAAGCCAAGTTCGTCTATAACGTGCTGGGGATTGAAAGTTTTGTCACCGAGGCGACGGAGACAATCCCAGCTGGCAAGCATCAGGTACGGATGGAGTTTGCCTACGATGGTGGTGGTTTAGGACGGGGGGGAAATGTCACCCTCTACTACGACGGTCAACCAGTGGGTACGGGTCGGGTAGAACGAACTCAGGCTTTTATTTTCTCCGCCGACGAAACCACGGATATCGGCTACGAATCTGGTACCCCTGTAACGGCGGAATATACCTCGAAAACCAGTCGTTTCACCGGCAAGATCGGTTGGGTTCAACTCGATCTGGGTACGGACGATCATGACCACCTGATCGACCCGGAGGAACGTCTGAAAATTATCATGGCCCGGCAGTAG
- a CDS encoding IS630 family transposase, with translation MSYSLDLRKKVIDYVENGGSITKAAALFNIGRATIYRWLGREKLEATKVKHRQRKLDWKALSKDVQENPEARLRDRAEKFGVRPSAICYALKKMKITRKKKELRYRERNREERMKYYRVLRELIKMSGSKSLVFIDESGFEEFQACFYAWAKKGKKVLGDRQGKRGKRENLVAGRRKGKKDFIAPMVFTRSLNAEGFEGWLSLYLLPSLAITSVLIMDNAPIHRKTVIRQLVEEAGHQVVFLPKYSPDLNDIEHDFSALKRARMYAPVGTPLDEIIRTYCVA, from the coding sequence ATGTCTTATAGCCTAGACTTGAGAAAAAAAGTAATTGATTATGTAGAGAATGGGGGAAGCATAACCAAAGCCGCCGCTCTATTTAATATAGGAAGAGCCACAATATATAGATGGCTAGGTAGGGAAAAACTGGAAGCGACAAAGGTAAAACACCGTCAAAGAAAGCTAGACTGGAAAGCATTGTCAAAAGATGTCCAAGAAAATCCCGAGGCAAGATTAAGAGACAGAGCCGAGAAGTTTGGAGTGAGACCAAGTGCCATTTGCTATGCCTTAAAAAAAATGAAAATTACCAGAAAAAAGAAGGAACTTCGTTATAGAGAAAGAAACCGAGAAGAAAGAATGAAATACTACAGAGTGCTGAGAGAATTGATTAAAATGTCTGGAAGTAAAAGCCTTGTATTTATTGATGAGTCAGGGTTTGAAGAATTTCAAGCCTGTTTTTATGCTTGGGCAAAAAAAGGGAAGAAAGTCTTGGGAGATAGACAAGGAAAACGAGGAAAAAGAGAGAACCTTGTGGCCGGGAGAAGAAAGGGAAAAAAAGACTTTATTGCCCCGATGGTATTTACAAGAAGCCTGAATGCCGAAGGTTTTGAAGGGTGGTTATCTTTATATTTATTGCCCTCTCTAGCCATAACATCAGTATTAATTATGGATAATGCACCAATTCATCGGAAGACAGTGATTAGACAACTGGTAGAGGAAGCAGGTCATCAGGTAGTGTTTTTGCCAAAATACTCTCCTGATTTAAATGATATCGAACATGATTTTAGTGCATTAAAGAGAGCCAGAATGTATGCTCCTGTGGGGACACCCCTTGATGAAATTATTCGTACTTATTGTGTTGCCTAG
- a CDS encoding transposase — protein sequence MTPSSDQSLPNQFNFGQLKGRNIIANFEGGKITSDAGIVLMAELDKKLKITTQFAECFRDYRHVSYLDYWLFSTLCDNFCLWNTKVLIGQDF from the coding sequence ATGACACCTAGTTCAGACCAGTCTCTCCCCAATCAATTCAACTTTGGCCAGTTAAAAGGGAGAAACATAATCGCCAATTTTGAAGGCGGTAAAATCACCTCGGACGCGGGGATTGTCTTAATGGCAGAGTTAGACAAGAAGTTAAAAATCACCACTCAATTTGCTGAATGCTTTCGAGATTATCGTCATGTCTCCTATCTAGATTATTGGCTCTTCTCGACTTTGTGTGATAATTTTTGCTTATGGAATACTAAAGTGCTTATTGGGCAAGACTTTTAG
- a CDS encoding transposase: MRIFYQYRPRFHTETRRADYSLHHLLAQRVYGIILGYEDVNDHDKLRHDPALAIALEKLNFIELNQAGLAGKSTINRLEPTFST, translated from the coding sequence TTGCGGATATTCTATCAGTATAGACCTCGTTTCCACACAGAAACCAGAAGAGCCGATTATTCCCTTCACCATTTACTAGCACAGAGAGTTTATGGCATCATTTTAGGATATGAAGATGTCAATGACCATGATAAATTACGTCATGACCCAGCTTTAGCTATAGCCTTAGAAAAGCTTAACTTTATTGAGTTAAACCAAGCGGGATTAGCTGGGAAAAGTACCATCAACCGATTAGAACCCACATTCAGCACTTGA
- the psbA gene encoding photosystem II q(b) protein, translating to MTTTLQQRESASLWEQFCQWITSTNNRLYIGWFGVIMIPTLLTATTCFIIAFIAAPPVDIDGIREPVAGSLLYGNNIISGAVVPSSNAIGLHFYPIWEAASLDEWLYNGGPYQLVIFHFLLGVFCYLGRQWELSFRLGMRPWICVAYSAPVSAATAVFLIYPIGQGSFSDGMPLGISGTFNFMFVFQAEHNILMHPFHMLGVAGVFGGSLFSAMHGSLVTSSLVRETTEIESQNYGYKFGQEEETYNIVAAHGYFGRLIFQYASFNNSRSLHFFLGAWPVIGIWFTAMGVSTMAFNLNGFNFNQSILDSQGRVIGTWADVLNRAGIGMEVMHERNAHNFPLDLASGQQAPVALIAPAING from the coding sequence ATGACCACCACTCTACAACAGCGCGAAAGCGCCTCCCTGTGGGAGCAGTTCTGTCAGTGGATCACCAGCACCAACAACCGCTTATACATCGGTTGGTTCGGTGTGATCATGATCCCCACCCTGCTCACCGCCACCACCTGCTTCATCATCGCCTTTATCGCCGCTCCTCCCGTAGATATCGACGGTATCCGCGAGCCTGTAGCCGGTTCTCTACTCTACGGAAACAACATCATCTCTGGTGCTGTTGTTCCCTCCTCCAACGCCATTGGACTCCACTTCTACCCCATCTGGGAAGCAGCTTCCTTAGATGAATGGTTATACAACGGTGGTCCTTACCAGTTAGTCATTTTCCACTTCTTACTAGGTGTCTTCTGCTACCTCGGTCGTCAGTGGGAACTGTCTTTCCGTTTAGGAATGCGTCCTTGGATTTGTGTAGCTTACTCGGCACCGGTATCCGCCGCTACTGCTGTATTCTTAATCTATCCCATCGGACAAGGTTCCTTCTCTGATGGTATGCCTTTAGGAATCTCTGGAACCTTCAACTTTATGTTCGTGTTCCAAGCAGAACATAACATTCTCATGCACCCCTTCCATATGTTAGGTGTTGCTGGTGTGTTCGGCGGTTCCTTGTTCAGTGCAATGCACGGTTCGCTGGTAACTTCTTCTTTAGTGCGTGAAACCACTGAAATCGAATCTCAGAACTACGGTTACAAATTCGGTCAAGAAGAAGAAACCTACAATATCGTTGCCGCTCACGGTTACTTCGGACGTTTAATCTTCCAATACGCTTCTTTCAACAATAGCCGTTCTCTGCACTTCTTCTTGGGTGCTTGGCCGGTAATCGGTATCTGGTTTACGGCAATGGGTGTAAGCACCATGGCGTTTAACCTCAACGGTTTCAACTTCAACCAGTCGATTCTCGATTCTCAAGGTCGTGTAATTGGTACTTGGGCCGATGTGTTAAACCGCGCTGGTATCGGGATGGAAGTAATGCACGAGCGTAATGCACACAACTTCCCCTTAGACTTAGCTAGTGGCCAACAGGCTCCTGTAGCGCTGATTGCTCCTGCTATCAATGGTTAA
- a CDS encoding proline--tRNA ligase, whose protein sequence is MRLSQQLFVTLREDPAEAEIPSHKCLVRAGYIRRIGSGIYAYLPLMWRVLQKVSQIVREEMNKAGAQECLLPQLQPAELWQESGRWDTYTKAEGIMFALTDRQNRELGLGPTHEEVITAVARDLIRSYRQLPVNLYQIQTKFRDEIRPRFGLMRGREFIMKDAYSFNLDEECLKKTYQAMDIAYRNIFRRCGLAFRAVEADSGAIGGSASQEFMVLADAGEDEVLFTADEKYAANVEKAVSLPAEKVASPFKEFAKKKTPNTNTIESLAKFLDCSPTAIVKNVLYEVVYDSGITVLVLLHIRGDQEVNEVKLQNELVRQASRYNAKTILALKIPDAAAQQKWATKPLPLGYIAPDLEDNLLKKASDIAPQFLRIADSTVTDLENFITGANETGFHVVGANWGRDFILPELIVDLRKAQVGDRAIHDPNQTLQSARGIEVGHIFQLGYKYSQAMNAFYTNEAGESTPICMGCYGIGVSRLAQAAVEQSYDKDGIIWPVAIAPYQAIVVIPNLADAEQVKTAESLYNELNQAGIETLLDDRDERAGVKFKDADLIGIPYRIVTGKSLKSGKVELVERASKKASEVAINEVVSYLKTAISGQTLLIE, encoded by the coding sequence ATGCGACTCTCTCAACAGCTTTTTGTCACTCTCCGGGAAGACCCAGCCGAGGCGGAAATCCCCAGTCATAAATGCTTAGTCCGTGCTGGTTACATTCGTCGCATTGGCAGCGGCATTTACGCCTATTTACCCCTGATGTGGCGGGTTTTACAGAAAGTCTCCCAGATAGTCCGGGAAGAAATGAACAAAGCTGGCGCCCAAGAATGTTTACTTCCTCAACTGCAACCGGCGGAACTCTGGCAAGAATCGGGCCGTTGGGACACCTACACGAAAGCAGAAGGGATTATGTTTGCCCTGACGGACCGGCAAAACCGGGAGTTAGGATTAGGACCGACTCACGAAGAAGTAATTACTGCCGTCGCTCGTGATTTAATTCGTTCCTACCGACAATTACCAGTTAATTTATATCAAATTCAAACTAAATTTCGCGATGAAATTCGCCCTCGTTTTGGCTTAATGCGGGGACGAGAATTTATTATGAAAGATGCCTATTCTTTCAATCTCGACGAGGAATGTTTAAAGAAAACTTATCAAGCGATGGATATAGCTTACCGCAATATTTTCCGCCGTTGTGGGTTAGCTTTTCGGGCAGTAGAAGCCGATTCTGGAGCGATTGGCGGTTCCGCATCCCAAGAATTTATGGTCTTAGCTGATGCCGGAGAAGATGAGGTTTTATTTACTGCCGATGAAAAGTATGCGGCTAATGTAGAAAAAGCCGTTTCTTTGCCAGCAGAGAAAGTGGCTTCTCCCTTCAAAGAGTTTGCTAAAAAAAAGACTCCTAACACCAATACGATCGAAAGTTTAGCTAAATTTCTCGATTGTTCTCCTACCGCTATCGTCAAAAATGTTCTCTACGAAGTGGTTTATGATAGCGGTATAACTGTTTTAGTTTTACTGCATATTCGCGGCGATCAAGAGGTTAACGAAGTTAAACTTCAAAATGAATTAGTTAGACAGGCGAGCCGTTACAATGCTAAAACAATTTTGGCTTTAAAAATACCCGATGCTGCCGCTCAACAGAAATGGGCAACTAAACCCTTACCTTTAGGTTATATTGCTCCCGACTTAGAAGATAATTTGCTCAAAAAAGCCAGCGATATCGCTCCTCAATTTTTACGCATAGCAGACAGTACGGTGACAGACTTAGAAAACTTTATCACTGGTGCTAATGAAACCGGGTTTCATGTGGTGGGAGCCAATTGGGGTAGGGATTTTATCTTACCAGAATTAATCGTCGATCTACGCAAAGCCCAGGTAGGCGATCGAGCTATTCACGATCCTAATCAAACCTTGCAAAGTGCTAGAGGAATTGAAGTCGGTCATATCTTCCAATTGGGCTATAAATATTCTCAAGCCATGAATGCTTTCTATACTAATGAAGCGGGAGAATCTACCCCCATTTGTATGGGTTGTTATGGGATAGGAGTATCGCGTTTAGCACAGGCAGCCGTAGAACAATCCTACGATAAAGATGGTATTATTTGGCCCGTAGCTATTGCCCCCTATCAAGCGATTGTGGTTATTCCTAATTTAGCCGATGCCGAGCAGGTAAAAACCGCCGAAAGTTTATACAATGAGTTAAATCAAGCGGGCATTGAAACCCTTTTAGATGACCGGGATGAACGTGCAGGAGTTAAGTTCAAAGATGCGGATTTAATTGGGATTCCCTATCGCATTGTCACGGGTAAATCTCTCAAATCGGGTAAGGTGGAATTAGTCGAAAGAGCCAGTAAAAAAGCGTCAGAAGTAGCAATTAATGAGGTGGTTTCCTATTTAAAAACTGCTATTTCAGGGCAGACGCTTCTTATTGAGTGA
- a CDS encoding helix-turn-helix domain-containing protein yields the protein MKSYPVEFRQKILDCYYNEPISQRQLAKRFCVTLSFVQKLLKQSRETGDIRPKTYRCGRHLKLTPEQMSALCELIEKNNDATLAELSELFLERTGILLSVATVARIAERLRMTRKKNSTPAKKRDRNSTKT from the coding sequence ATGAAATCCTATCCAGTAGAGTTCCGTCAGAAAATCCTAGACTGTTATTATAACGAACCCATCTCTCAAAGACAATTAGCGAAAAGATTCTGCGTAACCTTAAGTTTCGTACAAAAGCTTTTGAAGCAATCTCGAGAAACGGGAGATATTCGACCGAAGACTTATCGATGTGGACGTCATTTAAAACTCACGCCAGAACAGATGAGCGCCCTGTGTGAGTTAATCGAGAAAAATAATGACGCAACTCTAGCCGAACTATCGGAACTATTCCTAGAAAGAACTGGTATATTGTTAAGTGTGGCGACAGTGGCAAGAATAGCCGAACGCTTGAGAATGACCCGCAAAAAAAACTCTACACCCGCCAAAAAAAGAGACAGAAATAGTACAAAAACTTAG